GCAAGGCGCTTTCGATCCTCAAAGGCTTCCCGAAGCGGAAGCGGCGCAAGCCGACCTCACGGCGGCTGAAGCCGACGCGCAGCTTGCAGCGGCGACCCTCAGCCGCTACGAACGCCTCGCCCGCAACGACAACATCACCCGCGCCATGCTTGATGAAGCCCGCGCCAACGCCGAAAAAACGCAGGCGGTTTTGCGCGCCGCGCGTCGTCGGTATGAAGCGACGCTCCGTGGGCTTCAGGCGGAATACATCGGCTTGCGTGCGGCCGCCGCGCGCGTGGCTGATGCGCGGGCGGCGGTCGCCTTGGCGGAAAGGGCTGTGGACGACATGACCGTTCGCGCGCCGTTCGCCGGTTATGTCGCCGAGCGGTTCGTCAATGTCGGCGAATACGCGACGCCGGATCGCCCGGCGGTCGAATTGGTCGCGCTGGATCAGCTCAAGCTGGAACTCCGGCTGCCGGAGACGGACGCCGCCAAAGTTCGTCGCGGACAAGAGGTGGAAGCCGCTACGGACGCCCATCCGGGGTTCGTGATTCGCGGGAAGGTGACAGCCATCCGCCCTCTCGTGGACGCGGCCGCCCGTCGGCTGGCGGTTGAGGTCGCCGCGCCCAACCCGGAGCGAAAATTGCGTCCGGGCATGTTTGTCACGGCGCGCTTGCTGCTGGATGAAGCGTCACTGCGCCTCCTGATTCCACGCACCGCCGTTTTCCAGCACGCCATACTAGGCACAGCGGCGGTCTATGTCGTCGAGAACAACCGTGCCTGCCTGCGCCTCGTCCAGACGGATGAAACCGTTGAAAACGAAGTGTTTGTTCGGCAGGGACTCAAAGAAGGAGAAAAGATCGTTGTCTCAAATTTGGAAAAGATACGGGACGGAGAAAATGTTATTCCAGCGGATTAGGAACGACTACGGCCTTTTCCTTCTCCTCAATCCACCGGCAAAGCCTTTTTCTTTGTCAATCAGCTCTATTTCGGTCAGTGGAGGAGCAAACGATAGATTACCTGAGTAACAGGGCAACGGTCCGTAACCACAGGTTGAGTTGACGGGTTGATGGAAAATGATGCCGTTGATGTTCACCATTTCAAAGCGACGAACCAATGAGGAAGTGTCCGGTACAATAAAAAGACTGGGGTGGTGACAATAGAACAGGCTAAAACATATGTAGTAAGTGATGAAGATGATGACTTTGCTTGCGTATGTAAGGATCAGAAGCAGATTGGTATAACGACTCCGGAATCCAATATCAAGAACGGCCAAAAGTACGAGTAAAACGAATTGCGTCAGAGCAAGTTTGGTGCTCCCATTTGTCAAGTCGGAAAATGAAGATGAGGCAATGATTGTAAGCAAGGACTGCTTGACGCCCATCTTGGATAAGGCAAAATGGACGACCATGACAAGACCTGAAAAGTAGAACAAAATAAATCGCGGTGCAGGCGCTGTTAGAAATGCGTACAGCACACCGAGGAAGGCGAACATTGTTACGGCAAACAGCGCGGAGTATGCTCTGAGAAATTTCCTCTGATGGACAACGACCGCAATAAAAAGTGTCGCTGTGAAGATGTATGTTAAGTAAAGTGCAGATTTACCTGTGTAACGCCGAAGCCAAGGTAGAATCCAGTTGGTATCCGTGCGGTATGCTGGAAGGTTTAGAGTGTCCCAGCGACCGTAATCAATAATGTGCTGAACCAATTCTTGAGAGACATCCGTGCCAATGTACCAAGGAACGGAAATATGCAGGAAGCTGGATGGGTAAAACGGACAACCGGAAGTGATGATTCCGGCTATCATTCTCGGCATAACCAGTAGGACGGAAATAAAGCCAAGCTTAAGGTAATGACCAGCCGTGTGAAAGCGGTAAGACTTAACCAGTAAGTAAACACCGAGTAGAAAAATTGGCGCTCCAGTGAGTTTCAAGCCCAGCGAGCCAATGCCAAGAAGCAGCGCCGACCAGAGAAAAGGGCAACCTGACGCCGCCTCGGTCGCAGCGGGTGTATCCTTTGACGGATTGTCGAAGTACTTCATGACACAGAAGACGGTCATCCCGATCAGGACATTGAGCGCCATCTCGACCGCCGTGACTTCGATGTGTACGTGTATGTTCGGAATGGTCAGTAAGAAGTACGAAGCTAAGCACAGCTCACTTGGATCTTCAAGTAAAACCGACAAACTCCTCAGCAACTGACAGAACGAGATGAAAACCGAAAAACCTCCTACAATCAAACTTGAGTGAATCCTAAGAAAATCTTCAAACAATGGAGGTAAAGCAAACCAAGCCGACTGATGACCTAGTTGGAGTAAGACAAATGCAAGACCCTTCACCAAACCGTAGTCGTGTAGGTACTTGGCAATTTGAACATGATAAATTGCCATATCGGAGAGATTGCTATATGGAACATTGATGACGAAAAATGAAATGACTGAAGAGATAACTATGTATTTCAGGTTTCCTAATACGGAATAAAGCAGCAGATACAGTTTATCCTTAGGAAAGAACGATCCAAAATAAACTCCGATGAATATCATAAACGCAATGATGTGATAAAATCTAAGCGGCATAAAAACTGAACATGTCAAGGCTATATCGGCTATGATGACAACCCCAAGAAAGCTGGATACGAACGGCTGTCTTTTGAAAAACTCAATAGACTCGCTTTTTGTTAGAAAAACCGAAATAGCGGCTATGCCGTACAGCGATCCAAGAATGAAAATGAAGAGCCAGACGATAAAACAGAGTAGCATATGATTCTTAAGAGTCCTGAAGATAATGCATGCAACGTTTAGCTGAAATTTGTATTCAACGCCCGGTTTTCGCCACCATGCTGATTATGGCGATTACTGTCGCCGGTTTTTTGGCTATACGACGCTGGGTGTAGACCAATTTCCCAATGTTGATTTTCCGGTAGTCACGGTTGTGGTCGCCAATCCCGGCGCTTCGGCAGCGGACATCGAGCGCGACATTACCGAAAAAGTTGAGGCGGCGGTTAAAGCCATCAGCGGCGTCAAGGAAATCCGCTCCTCGTCGGTGGAAGGCATTTCGCAGGTCAACATTCAGTTTTCGCTCAACAAAGACTTTGACGTTGCCGCGCAAGAAGTCAGGGACAAAGTCAACCTCGTCATCCCGGAGCTGCCCCGAACCATCGAGCCGCCGACCGTCCAGAAGTTTGAAACCAACGCCGCGCCGGTCATTCGGTTGGCGGTGGCATCGCCGTGCCCGCTCGTTGAAACGACGCGCATCGCGCGTCGCAGCGTCAAGGAACAACTTGAGACGCTTGACGGCGTCGGGCGAGTCTCGCTGCTGGGGGGCGCGCGGCGCGAAATCCGCGTCATGCTTGACCCGCTGCGCCTGCGGGCGTACGCGCTGACGCCGGCTGAAATCGCGTCCGCCGTCCAGCGCCGGAATCAGGACGCCCCCGCCGGAACACTGGAGCAGGGCGCGCGCGTGACCGCGCTCCGCACGCCGGGCAAGCTGAACGACGCCGCCTCACTGTACCAACTGCCAATCGCCTACCGTAACGCCGATCCTATCTACCTGAGCGACGTAGCGCAAATCGAAGACGCCGCACAGTCGCCTCGGACCATCACTGCGCTGGATGGGCGTTCGGCGGTCATCGTGCAGGTGTCAAAGCGCGCCGGCGGCAACGCCGTGGCGCTGGCGGCGCTAAAACTAGCCGACATTCGCGCGAACCTGCCGCCGGATGTAACCCTGACCGAGGTCGGCGACAAGCCAGTTTTTTGCAGAAGCGACTGTTGATGATGTCAGAACACATCCAAATTGAGGGTGGCTCGCTGGACTGCCCAGCCGTTTTGTTTTCCTGCGGCGGTTGGGTAACGCTCATGGCAGCGCTCGTCATTTCCTAACATTCGGCCATTGGCGCATTCAGTGTGGATAGCGGCGTCAGAGGAGTTTCGGTGGTGACGGTGCGTTGGCTCTGTGGTACTGTGGCCGCCCTGCGCGTCGCCAATGTGGTGTGTTTGGTCTACCGTCCCAACGTTTGAGGAGGGCTAGCGATGAAGTGTCCTGCCTGTGGTTTTGAAAACCTGCCCGGCGCAGAAATCTGCGAAGCATGCGGTTCGGACTTGACAGCCGTTGAAATCGGCGAGCCGGAGCTCCCGATTCAACAGACGCTCGCTGAAGATACGATTGAGCATTTGTTTCCCTACCCGCCAATTACGGTTGAAGTCGGTACGTCCATCGCCGCTACGCTGCGCGCCATGCAGGAGAAGCGGTTTGGATGTGCGATGGTGACGCGCAACGGAAAGCTGGTTGGCATCGTCACCGAACGGGATATGCTCTACAAGGTCGCCAATCGCATTACGGAACTGGAAGCGACGCCGGTGGACGTAATTATGACGCCCAATCCAGGCGTGGTACGACACGGGGATACGCTCGCCAAGGCCCTCAACCTGATGGCGATGCACAAGTACCGGCACATCCCGATTGTGGACGACGAAGAAAAGCCAAT
The Chloracidobacterium sp. DNA segment above includes these coding regions:
- a CDS encoding efflux RND transporter periplasmic adaptor subunit gives rise to the protein MARFAFHQRWWRALRPAVWTVQLACLTLPLWTAAGCRSAVKTAEATAAASGPVPVKTVAVAVRRRPQFIAAAGTVTAARRAAVAPNAPGRVVETPVTTGAFVEAGSVLARLDDREAHQRLEQARAALAQAEAADAQLRARFSLEQGAFDPQRLPEAEAAQADLTAAEADAQLAAATLSRYERLARNDNITRAMLDEARANAEKTQAVLRAARRRYEATLRGLQAEYIGLRAAAARVADARAAVALAERAVDDMTVRAPFAGYVAERFVNVGEYATPDRPAVELVALDQLKLELRLPETDAAKVRRGQEVEAATDAHPGFVIRGKVTAIRPLVDAAARRLAVEVAAPNPERKLRPGMFVTARLLLDEASLRLLIPRTAVFQHAILGTAAVYVVENNRACLRLVQTDETVENEVFVRQGLKEGEKIVVSNLEKIRDGENVIPAD
- a CDS encoding efflux RND transporter permease subunit encodes the protein MYSTPGFRHHADYGDYCRRFFGYTTLGVDQFPNVDFPVVTVVVANPGASAADIERDITEKVEAAVKAISGVKEIRSSSVEGISQVNIQFSLNKDFDVAAQEVRDKVNLVIPELPRTIEPPTVQKFETNAAPVIRLAVASPCPLVETTRIARRSVKEQLETLDGVGRVSLLGGARREIRVMLDPLRLRAYALTPAEIASAVQRRNQDAPAGTLEQGARVTALRTPGKLNDAASLYQLPIAYRNADPIYLSDVAQIEDAAQSPRTITALDGRSAVIVQVSKRAGGNAVALAALKLADIRANLPPDVTLTEVGDKPVFCRSDC
- a CDS encoding CBS domain-containing protein encodes the protein MKCPACGFENLPGAEICEACGSDLTAVEIGEPELPIQQTLAEDTIEHLFPYPPITVEVGTSIAATLRAMQEKRFGCAMVTRNGKLVGIVTERDMLYKVANRITELEATPVDVIMTPNPGVVRHGDTLAKALNLMAMHKYRHIPIVDDEEKPIGFLSSKGIFKYLCQHALS